Within the Candidatus Binatia bacterium genome, the region TTCCACCACATCCTCCTGTGAGTGTGTCGACAACAAGCGTCGATCGTTTCTTCGATGAAAACATTCCCGGATCGCACAGTGCGTGCCTTGCGAACCCGGGGGAAACCTTGCGAAGCGCGCCTGGGTCGAGCAGAAACCGTGCCATCGGCCCCGAATGCTCTTGCCGTGTTACCGCATACTTATGATCAAGACAGTCAGTAGCGTTGCGTGCAGCGATGCACGAGCGTGCGAAAGATTGCGATGCTGTCGCATTCGACGCAGCGCGCATCGCATCGTGATGAGCTCGCATCGAATCGATGGAGTACGCTGTTTCGTTACGTTGCGACGAGCACGTCCCGTGCTCGCGAAGCATTTTTCCCTGAACCGGGGGTGCACAAGTCGAGCTCGTCGATCGCAGCGGCACGCGCAGCTTTGTATGCGCAGCGAGCAGCGAATCCGGGCAGTGATCCACCGACCGGTACCAAGCTGCGGAGCATTTCGTTCGCGCGTGATCGCGCATTCCCGCCACAGGCTGTGGCGTCCAGGGATTTTCGAACCTACGGTTTCCAGCCGGCTTTTCTCCATCCGTCGAGACAAAGCTCGACGAGGACGGGAGAGTTGTTGCGGCGAAAGATCTCGAGCGAGAAGCCGGGAGCGATGCGCTTCATCGTCGTGAGCGCTTCGAGTGCCTCGGCGCTGCGTCCGAGGTGCCCGAGCGCCGCGGCCAGGAGCCGATACCCGTGAGGCTGGTCACCCCTCAGGCGCAGGCTCTCCCTCTCCCGGGTGATTGCCTCCTCGAAGCGTCCGGCCATCAGGTGAGCCACCGCGAGCTGGTGCAGGAAGAAGTGCATCTGCACGTCCCTGGGCGACAGCCGGATGGCCTTTTCCATGACGCGGATGGCTTCGTCGGGAAGGTCGGCAGTGAGCGCAATCGCGAGCCCCTGGTATGCCATCGTCAGGCTCGGATTGAGGTCGATTGCCCTTTCGAATGACGCGATTGCGCCTTCGTCATCGCCGGCGAACGAGCAGGCATACCCCATTGCGGCGTGCGCCCACGGATCGTCGTCGCCGAGGGCCAGGGCCGTCGTGGCCGCCTCCATCGCCTCCATCGCCGAACGATCGGCGTCGTCCGACCAGTGGTACGTGAGGAACGCGACGTGGCACACCGTTTCGAGCGCTGCCGCAGTCGAGAAGTTGCGGTCGAGCTCGCGGGCGCGGCGAAACAGTCTCAGCGCTTCCTCGAGCTCGCTGCGGCTGCGCACGGCGAACAGCAGGGAAGCTCCGCGCTGGAAGCTCTCCCATGCGTCGAGCTGGGGCTCGGACTTGGCGCGAATGCGGCTGCGCTCGGCGCGTCCGAGCGCCGGCTCGACCGAGCTGATGATCGCGAGCACGATCTCGTCCTGCAGCGCGAACACGTCGCCGATCTCGCGGTCGTGGCGCTCCGAATGGATCTGCACTCCTCCGAGCCCGTCGACCAGCCCGACCGTGACGCGGATGCGGCCGGCGGCGCTCTGGACGCTGCCGACGACGACGTAACGGGCACGCAGGTCGCGCGCGATCTCGCGCAGGTCGCTGCGGCGCTCGCGGTAGGCGAGCGTCGAGCTGTGGGAGATCACCGGGAACATCCGGAACGCGGCCAGCCGGGACGCGATCTCTTCGGCGATCGCCTCGGCGAGATAACTGCACGACGGATCGCCGCCGCGGTCGTCGAACGGAAGCACCGCGATGACGGGTCTTCCGCTGAACCCCGGCACGGTGGTCGCCTCGCTCGCTGCCTGGCCTCCACTCGGAGGATGGACGCGATAGGTGCGCACAGGCAGCGGAATGTTCTTCAGCTCGCGGTCGCCGATGTCCTCGAAGCCGGCCTCGATGCGCCCGCGCACGTGATCGACGACGGCGGAGGACGCGCAGATGCCGCCTGCCGCTGCGATGCCCTCGAGGCGGGCGGCGATGTTGATGCCGTCGCCGAAAATCTCCGCATCGAGCACCAGCACTTCGCCGATGTGGATTCCGATGCGGAACGGAAGCCGCTCCTGCGGCGCGAGCTCGGCCTCGGTGCGCGCGAGCTCTTCCTGG harbors:
- a CDS encoding adenylate/guanylate cyclase domain-containing protein, producing the protein MTGTPVGSADPGQLSRRLATILSADAVGYSRRMAEDDAATVTALRSRRETFRGYVREYRGRIVGTAGDNVLAEFASTIDAVACALAVQEELARTEAELAPQERLPFRIGIHIGEVLVLDAEIFGDGINIAARLEGIAAAGGICASSAVVDHVRGRIEAGFEDIGDRELKNIPLPVRTYRVHPPSGGQAASEATTVPGFSGRPVIAVLPFDDRGGDPSCSYLAEAIAEEIASRLAAFRMFPVISHSSTLAYRERRSDLREIARDLRARYVVVGSVQSAAGRIRVTVGLVDGLGGVQIHSERHDREIGDVFALQDEIVLAIISSVEPALGRAERSRIRAKSEPQLDAWESFQRGASLLFAVRSRSELEEALRLFRRARELDRNFSTAAALETVCHVAFLTYHWSDDADRSAMEAMEAATTALALGDDDPWAHAAMGYACSFAGDDEGAIASFERAIDLNPSLTMAYQGLAIALTADLPDEAIRVMEKAIRLSPRDVQMHFFLHQLAVAHLMAGRFEEAITRERESLRLRGDQPHGYRLLAAALGHLGRSAEALEALTTMKRIAPGFSLEIFRRNNSPVLVELCLDGWRKAGWKP